The following coding sequences are from one Rutidosis leptorrhynchoides isolate AG116_Rl617_1_P2 chromosome 11, CSIRO_AGI_Rlap_v1, whole genome shotgun sequence window:
- the LOC139876390 gene encoding cell division protein FtsZ homolog 2-1, chloroplastic-like, translating to MATCISQSWIPLETLDSMRGLTIFRRKVSTLKLNNRKHSNVSLCSPRITCSAINNFNNRDSINNVRPETYLLKGEGYNTVIFPGRDDKINESFRDSTRPGNYNEAKIKVIGVGGGGSNAVNRMIENAMNGVDFWIVNTDVQALKMSPVFPHQRLQIGQELTRGLGAGGNPDVGMNAAKESRESIEEALLGSDMVFVTAGMGGGTGTGAAPVIAGVAKSMGILTVGIVTTPFSFEGRRRAVQAQEGIACLRENVDTLIVIPNDKLLTAISPSTPVTEAFNLADDILRQGVRGISDIITIPGLVNVDFADIRAIMANAGSSLMGIGTATGKTRARDAAFNAIQSPLLDIGIERATGIVWNITGGTDLTLLEVNTAAEVIYDLVDPSANLIFGAVIDPSMSGQVSITLIATGFKRQEESDDPPLQADVTGVNRRSTTFSEGSSVEIPEFLRKKGRSRYPRA from the exons ATGGCAACATGTATTTCACAATCATGGATACCTTTAGAAACCCTAGATTCAATGAGGGGGCTAACCATTTTCAGAAGAAAAGTATCAACCTTGAAATTGAACAATCGAAAACATAGCAATGTTTCTTTGTGTTCACCAAGGATAACGTGTTCAGCGATTAATAATTTCAATAACAGAGATTCAATTAACAATGTACGACCTGAGACTTATTTACTTAAAGGTGAAGGATACAATACAGTGATTTTTCCAGGACGAGATGATAAGATAAACGAGAGTTTTCGAGATTCAACGAGGCCCGGGAATTATAATGAGGCTAAGATTAAAGTGATTGGTGTTGGAGGAGGCGGGTCAAACGCGGTCAACCGTATGATTGAGAATGCGATGAATGGTGTTGACTTTTGGATTGTCAACACTGATGTTCAAGCTTTGAAAATGTCGCCTGTATTTCCACATCAACGGTTGCAAATTGGTCAAGAGTTGACCCGAGGACTTGGTGCAGGTGGTAACCCTGATGTTGGTATGAATGCTGCTAAAGAAAGTCGAGAATCGATTGAAGAAGCTCTTCTTGGTTCCGATATGGTTTTCGTCACT GCGGGAATGGGTGGAGGAACAggtacgggtgcggctcccgtgaTTGCAGGGGTAGCAAAGTCAATGGGAATATTGACCGTTGGAATCGTGACGACCCCGTTTTCGTTTGAGGGCCGTCGAAGAGCGGTTCAAGCACAAGAAGGAATTGCATGTTTAAGAGAAAACGTTGATACTTTAATTGTTATTCCAAATGATAAGTTATTGACTGCAATTTCTCCATCCACACCTGTAACCGAAGCTTTTAATTTAGCTGATGATATTCTTCGACAAGGCGTTCGTGGCATATCGGATATAATTACG ATACCAGGTTTGGTTAATGTGGATTTTGCTGATATTAGAGCCATTATGGCAAATGCAGGCTCATCATTAATGGGGATAGGAACTGCAActg GGAAGACTAGGGCAAGAGATGCCGCGTTTAACGCGATTCAATCACCATTGTTAGACATTGGTATTGAAAGGGCTACGGGAATTGTTTGGAATATAACTGGCGGTACTGATTTAACATTGCTCgag GTAAATACTGCTGCTGAGGTCATATACGATCTGGTGGACCCCAGTGCAAACTTGATCTTTGGAGCCGTCATCGACCCATCTATGAGTGGTCAA GTCAGCATCACGCTAATTGCAACTGGATTCAAACGACAAGAAGAAAGTGATGATCCGCCTCTTCAG GCTGATGTCACTGGAGTCAACCGGCGGTCAACAACTTTCTCAGAAGGCAGCTCGGTTGAAATTCCTGAGTTCTTAAGAAAGAAAGGTCGCTCGCGCTACCCACGTGCTTAG
- the LOC139877483 gene encoding F-box/kelch-repeat protein At3g06240-like isoform X3 — protein sequence MYALFHLPPDLIEAILLVLPPKSLGRFKSVSKQWNSLISSPNFIKTLIQKFNKNNPNPDPTHLILHPNVRGINSLYSLDIKQLNNQTTPATLTAKPLNLQEPCYRILGSCNGLVLANDEHDNLYLVNPTTRNTLKVLVGNNRSWVRYGFGYDLSTDDYKVISISIPFKKTVSDRDPDTTFVRVYSLRNDSWRNFPNLPNQLHDYCSGQRPGVLFNSNLHFIVGGRRLRVAIAAFSLADEEFHILEFPDSVNNVDEMCSQLFALGEKLAVVICIKLNDSDYVDELWVMEEYGVSKSWTKLCIIENVIEFDYEFYAKVSSRDILLRSSDVGEISLYNMDERRITRVRVEGCHEDFFVDGRDDIIIAAHTVFCLYKFICWIHSVWIHMNMYL from the exons ATGTATGCCCTATTTCACCTTCCACCAGACCTAATCGAAGCAATTCTTCTTGTTCTGCCTCCTAAATCCTTAGGCCGTTTCAAATCTGTTTCAAAACAATGGAACTCTTTAATTTccagtcccaattttatcaaaaccCTAATTCAAAAGTTCAACAAAAACAATCCCAATCCTGACCCCACCCACCTCATTTTACATCCGAATGTTAGAGGTATTAATTCTCTCTACTCGCTTGATATAAAGCAACTCAACAACCAAACCACACCCGCAACCCTAACAGCTAAACCCCTGAATTTACAGGAACCATGTTATCGTATACTAGGGTCTTGCAACGGGCTTGTTTTAGCCAATGATGAACATGATAACCTCTATCTAGTAAATCCAACCACAAGAAACACCTTGAAAGTTCTAGTTGGAAATAATCGGTCTTGGGTTAGATATGGATTTGGTTATGATTTATCTACGGATGATTATAAAGTAATCTCCATCTCCATTCCTTTTAAGAAGACAGTTTCTGATCGTGATCCCGACACCACATTCGTACGCGTGTATAGCTTACGTAATGATTCATGGAGAAATTTTCCTAATCTCCCTAACCAGTTACATGATTATTGTAGTGGTCAACGTCCAGGGGTACTCTTTAACAGTAATCTTCACTTTATAGTAGGGGGCAGACGCTTGAGAGTCGCTATTGCTGCCTTTAGTTTAGCCGATGAAGAATTTCATATATTAGAGTTTCCTGATTCTGTTAATAATGTTGATGAAATGTGTTCACAGCTATTTGCTCTTGGTGAGAAATTAGCTGTAGTTATTTGTATTAAATTGAACGATAGTGACTATGTTGATGAATTATGGGTGATGGAGGAGTATGGGGTTTCTAAATCTTGGACGAAACTTTGTATTATTGAAAACGTCATTGAATTTGATTATGAGTTCTATGCTAAAGTAAGCAGTCGGGATATTTTGTTGCGTAGTAGTGATGTGGGTGAAATTTCTCTATACAATATGGATGAAAGAAGAATTACACGTGTAAGAGTTGAAGGGTGCCATGAAGATTTTTTTGTTGATG GTAGGGATGACATTATAATCGCCGCACACACAGTTTTTTGCCTTTACAAATTCATTTGCTGGATACACAG TGTATGGATTCACATGAACATGTATCTTTAA
- the LOC139877483 gene encoding F-box protein CPR1-like isoform X1, producing MYALFHLPPDLIEAILLVLPPKSLGRFKSVSKQWNSLISSPNFIKTLIQKFNKNNPNPDPTHLILHPNVRGINSLYSLDIKQLNNQTTPATLTAKPLNLQEPCYRILGSCNGLVLANDEHDNLYLVNPTTRNTLKVLVGNNRSWVRYGFGYDLSTDDYKVISISIPFKKTVSDRDPDTTFVRVYSLRNDSWRNFPNLPNQLHDYCSGQRPGVLFNSNLHFIVGGRRLRVAIAAFSLADEEFHILEFPDSVNNVDEMCSQLFALGEKLAVVICIKLNDSDYVDELWVMEEYGVSKSWTKLCIIENVIEFDYEFYAKVSSRDILLRSSDVGEISLYNMDERRITRVRVEGCHEDFFVDARVRSDLCLGPSRLDRSQEAVNNTENDYGCCTWVHTCYICMPMYSPCMFARFTLFPRFIKLF from the exons ATGTATGCCCTATTTCACCTTCCACCAGACCTAATCGAAGCAATTCTTCTTGTTCTGCCTCCTAAATCCTTAGGCCGTTTCAAATCTGTTTCAAAACAATGGAACTCTTTAATTTccagtcccaattttatcaaaaccCTAATTCAAAAGTTCAACAAAAACAATCCCAATCCTGACCCCACCCACCTCATTTTACATCCGAATGTTAGAGGTATTAATTCTCTCTACTCGCTTGATATAAAGCAACTCAACAACCAAACCACACCCGCAACCCTAACAGCTAAACCCCTGAATTTACAGGAACCATGTTATCGTATACTAGGGTCTTGCAACGGGCTTGTTTTAGCCAATGATGAACATGATAACCTCTATCTAGTAAATCCAACCACAAGAAACACCTTGAAAGTTCTAGTTGGAAATAATCGGTCTTGGGTTAGATATGGATTTGGTTATGATTTATCTACGGATGATTATAAAGTAATCTCCATCTCCATTCCTTTTAAGAAGACAGTTTCTGATCGTGATCCCGACACCACATTCGTACGCGTGTATAGCTTACGTAATGATTCATGGAGAAATTTTCCTAATCTCCCTAACCAGTTACATGATTATTGTAGTGGTCAACGTCCAGGGGTACTCTTTAACAGTAATCTTCACTTTATAGTAGGGGGCAGACGCTTGAGAGTCGCTATTGCTGCCTTTAGTTTAGCCGATGAAGAATTTCATATATTAGAGTTTCCTGATTCTGTTAATAATGTTGATGAAATGTGTTCACAGCTATTTGCTCTTGGTGAGAAATTAGCTGTAGTTATTTGTATTAAATTGAACGATAGTGACTATGTTGATGAATTATGGGTGATGGAGGAGTATGGGGTTTCTAAATCTTGGACGAAACTTTGTATTATTGAAAACGTCATTGAATTTGATTATGAGTTCTATGCTAAAGTAAGCAGTCGGGATATTTTGTTGCGTAGTAGTGATGTGGGTGAAATTTCTCTATACAATATGGATGAAAGAAGAATTACACGTGTAAGAGTTGAAGGGTGCCATGAAGATTTTTTTGTTGATG CCCGAGTCAGAAGTGACCTATGTCTTGGCCCAAGTCGCTTAGATCGATCACAAGAAGCGGTTAACAATACAGAGAATGACTATGGTTGTTGTACTTGGGTCCATACATGTTACATTTGCATGCCCATGTATTCACCATGCATGTTTGCACGTTTCACCTTGTTCCCACGTTTCATAAAGTTGTTTTAG
- the LOC139877483 gene encoding F-box/kelch-repeat protein At3g06240-like isoform X2 produces MYALFHLPPDLIEAILLVLPPKSLGRFKSVSKQWNSLISSPNFIKTLIQKFNKNNPNPDPTHLILHPNVRGINSLYSLDIKQLNNQTTPATLTAKPLNLQEPCYRILGSCNGLVLANDEHDNLYLVNPTTRNTLKVLVGNNRSWVRYGFGYDLSTDDYKVISISIPFKKTVSDRDPDTTFVRVYSLRNDSWRNFPNLPNQLHDYCSGQRPGVLFNSNLHFIVGGRRLRVAIAAFSLADEEFHILEFPDSVNNVDEMCSQLFALGEKLAVVICIKLNDSDYVDELWVMEEYGVSKSWTKLCIIENVIEFDYEFYAKVSSRDILLRSSDVGEISLYNMDERRITRVRVEGCHEDFFVDGRDDIIIAAHTVFCLYKFICWIHRYSGIQDQNINICSPKTYI; encoded by the exons ATGTATGCCCTATTTCACCTTCCACCAGACCTAATCGAAGCAATTCTTCTTGTTCTGCCTCCTAAATCCTTAGGCCGTTTCAAATCTGTTTCAAAACAATGGAACTCTTTAATTTccagtcccaattttatcaaaaccCTAATTCAAAAGTTCAACAAAAACAATCCCAATCCTGACCCCACCCACCTCATTTTACATCCGAATGTTAGAGGTATTAATTCTCTCTACTCGCTTGATATAAAGCAACTCAACAACCAAACCACACCCGCAACCCTAACAGCTAAACCCCTGAATTTACAGGAACCATGTTATCGTATACTAGGGTCTTGCAACGGGCTTGTTTTAGCCAATGATGAACATGATAACCTCTATCTAGTAAATCCAACCACAAGAAACACCTTGAAAGTTCTAGTTGGAAATAATCGGTCTTGGGTTAGATATGGATTTGGTTATGATTTATCTACGGATGATTATAAAGTAATCTCCATCTCCATTCCTTTTAAGAAGACAGTTTCTGATCGTGATCCCGACACCACATTCGTACGCGTGTATAGCTTACGTAATGATTCATGGAGAAATTTTCCTAATCTCCCTAACCAGTTACATGATTATTGTAGTGGTCAACGTCCAGGGGTACTCTTTAACAGTAATCTTCACTTTATAGTAGGGGGCAGACGCTTGAGAGTCGCTATTGCTGCCTTTAGTTTAGCCGATGAAGAATTTCATATATTAGAGTTTCCTGATTCTGTTAATAATGTTGATGAAATGTGTTCACAGCTATTTGCTCTTGGTGAGAAATTAGCTGTAGTTATTTGTATTAAATTGAACGATAGTGACTATGTTGATGAATTATGGGTGATGGAGGAGTATGGGGTTTCTAAATCTTGGACGAAACTTTGTATTATTGAAAACGTCATTGAATTTGATTATGAGTTCTATGCTAAAGTAAGCAGTCGGGATATTTTGTTGCGTAGTAGTGATGTGGGTGAAATTTCTCTATACAATATGGATGAAAGAAGAATTACACGTGTAAGAGTTGAAGGGTGCCATGAAGATTTTTTTGTTGATG GTAGGGATGACATTATAATCGCCGCACACACAGTTTTTTGCCTTTACAAATTCATTTGCTGGATACACAGGTATTCTGGAATCCAAGATCAAAACATAAATATTTGTAGTCCTAAAACTTAtatataa